The Amycolatopsis sp. NBC_01480 genome segment GCCTCGATGCGCTGGACGCCGAGGAGCTGACCGTGCTGCCGGGCGTCGACGAGCTGCTCGCGCTCACTGAGGTGCAGCGGCTCGCCGAGCACGGCCCGTGGGACACGGTGGTGGTCGACTGCGGCCCGACCGCCGAAACGCTGCGGCTGCTCGCGTTGCCCGAAGCCGTTTCGGGGTACCTGAAGCGGATGTACGGCTGGAAGGCGGGCCGGCGCGGCCGCGTGGTGGACTCGGTGGGCCGGCTCGGCGCCCACCTGGAGTCGCTGCGCGCGCTGCTCACCGACCCGGCCGTGACCACGGTGCGGCTGGTGCTCACGCCCGAGCGGGTGGTGGTCGCCGAGGCGCGCCGCACGCTCAGCGCGCTGGCGCTGCGCGGCATCGCCGTGGACGGCCTGATCGCGAACCGGCTGATGCCCGCGCCCGGCTTCTGGCGCGGTTCGGCGGCCGCCTGGCTGCGCACCCGGCGGACCCAGCAGGACGCGGTGCTGGCCGAGCTGGCGGCCGCGGGCTTCGGGCCGCGCGAGCTGGCGCGCGTCGAGCACCGGGCGAGCGAGCCGGTGGGCGCGCGGGCGCTGGCGGAGCTGGCCGAGGAGCTGTACCACGGGCAGGACCCGTTGGCGGGCAACGGAAAGCCCGTCACCCCGTTGCTCCAGGTGAGCCCGTCCGAGGACGGCTTCCGCCTGCGCGTCGCGATCCCGCTGGAGCGGGACGCGGACGTGGACCTCGCCCGCGTCGACGACGACCTGGCGATCACCGTGGACGGCTTCCGCAGGCTGATCGCCCTGCCCGGGCCGCTGCGGCCGTGCCGGATCACCGGCGCGGAATCCGACGCCGACGGCCTGGTGGTCAGCCTGGCCGGGAACCGGGGACCCGGGTGAGCGACGAGGACGAGCACGGCGCCGAAGGCCTGCGGCTGGCCGAGGAGATCCGCCTGCTGACCGAGATGCTGGTGGAGCGGGCCGCGCCGTGGCTGGACGGGGTGATCTCGGCCGGGCACGGCGGTGACGAGTCCCACGAAGCGGGGGCCGAGGGCGGTTCGACGTGCGGCTGGTGCCCGCTGTGTGCCATCGTCGCCGTCGTGCAAGGTGAGCGGCCGGAGTTCGCCGCCCGGGTGCTGGAACAGCTGGCCCAGCTGGTGGCGTTGCTGCGGGCGGTGCTCGCCGACCGGTGGGAGCCGGACGAGGGCGTGCACATGCCGGGCTTCCGGCCCGCGCCGCGGCCGGCGGCGGCGTCCGAGGCGCCCGCGGAGGGATCGCGGGTGCAGCACATCGCCGTCCTCAAGCGGGAAGACTGGCGGCCGGAGCAGGAGAGCTGAGTGCTGACGATAGGGGTGGACGTCGGGGGCACGAGTGTGCGCGCCGGCGTCGTGGACGAGCGGGGTTCGCTGCTGGACACCGCCCGCGTCGGGACGCCGAGCGAGGAGAACGCGCTCGAGGACGCCATCGCGGGCGTCGTCGAGGACCTGCGCAACCGGCACGACGTCGCGGCCGTCGGGCTGGCCGTGGCCGGGTTCGTGACGCGGGACCGCCGTTCGGTGATGTTCGCGCCGCACCTGGCCTGGCGCGACGCGCCGGTGGCCGACCGGATCTCCAAGCGCGTGGGCCTGCCGGTGACGCTGGAGCACGACGTGAACTCGGCCGTCGTCGGCGAGCACCGGTTCGGCGCCGCGCGCGGCGCGCAGGTGGCGGCGCTGGTCGCGCTGGGCACCGGCATCGGCGCCGGCCTGCTGCTCAACGGCGAGATCTACCGCGGCGCGTACGGCGTCGCGCCCGAACTGGGCCACCTGACCATGGTGCCCGGCGGGCGGGCCTGCCCGTGCGGCAAGTACGGCTGCTGGGAGCGCTACTGCAGCGGCACGGCGCTGGCCGCCACGGCCGTCGAGCTGCTCGCGCGCTACCCCGGCCGCTCGACGGTGCTGTCCCGCGAGATCGCCGGCGACCCGGGCTCGGTCACCGGCCGCCGGGTGGCCGGCGCCGCGCGCGACGGCGACCCGATCGCGCTGCGGGCGATGGCCGAGCTGGCCAAGTGGCTCGGCGAGGGCCTGGCGCTGGTGGCGGACGTGTTCGACCCGGAGATCATCGTGATCGGCGGCGGGGTGTCGGAGTCCGCGCCGCTGTTCCTCGACGAGGCCCGCGAGCATTACGCCGGGGCGATCACCGGCGCCCGCTACCGTCCGCTGGCCCGCATCCGCACCGCGCACCTCGGTGACGACACGGCGATCGTCGGCGCCGCGGCGCTGGCCGTCGACGCCGCGAAGGCTCCCGGAGCCGAAGTCGGTGTGACAGGCTGAAGGCGTGACGCCGAGGACCGCCAACCGCTTCGTGCGGTGCACCACCTGCGGCCGGCTGCACTGGGGCGCGTTCGGCGCGGCCGGGCTCCTGCTTTCGGATCCCGCGCGCGGCGTGCTGCTGCAACGACGGGCCTGGTGGGTGCACAACGGCGGCACCTGGGCCCTGCCCGGCGGCGCGCTGGAAGTGGGCGAGACCGTGCGCGACGCGGCCGCCCGCGAGGCGTGGGAAGAGGCGGACGTGGCGAAGTCGGACTTCCGCGCGTTGTCGGCTTCGGTGCTGGACCACGAAGTCTGGCGCTACACCACAGTGCTCGGCGTCGCCCACAGCTCGCTCGACGCGCGCGTGGCGAACCAGGAGAGCGCGGAGGTCCGCTGGGTCGAGCCCGACGCCGTCGCGGATTTGCCGCTGCACAGGGATTTCGCCGGGTCTTGGCCACTGCTGCGCGCACAGATCGGCCGGGAGCTGGTGCTGGTGGTGGACGGCGCGAACGTGGTCGGCTCGCGCCCGGACGGCTGGTGGCGTGACCGCCGCGGCGCGGCCGAGCGGCTGCGCGACCGGCTGGTGAAACCGGCCGAGTCGGGGATCCCGGACGCGGTCGCGGGGATCGGCGCCGGGCCGGAGTGGACGTGGTGGCCGCGGGTGGTGCTCGTCGTCGAGGGGCAGGCCCGCGGCGTCGAGCCGGTGCCCGGCGTGCAGGTCGTCTCCGCCGAGACCGACGGCGACTCGAAGATCGTCGAGGTCACCGCGTCGGCCCGCACCCGCCCGGACGACCACGTGGTGGTGGTGACGGCCGATCGTGAGCTGCGCGGCCGCGTCACGGACCTCGGCGCTTCGGTGATGGGGCCGGGCACGCTGCTGCGCCACCTCGACGGCTGAAGGCTCCGGTAAGGCCTCCTTAACCGCGTTCTACGCCGGTAAGGAGGCCTTAACCGCGTCCTACGCGGGCAAGGAGTCCTTGACGGACTTGCCCGGCTCAGCGGGCGATGCCGTCCCGCATCTCGGCGACCAGCGACGCGACCACTGCCTTGAGCGAGCCGTTGTACTGCTTCGCCACCGCCCGTTGCCGCAGGTAGCTCGGGCCGCAGGCCAGGATCGTCTCGACGTCGCGCAGTTCGGCCGCGCAGTCGAGGCGGCGGGCCACCGGCTCCAGGCGGTCCAGCAGGTCGGCGATGTCGTCGGTGACCAGGCGCTCGCGGCCGGCGGCGTCGAGGATGACGATCGCGTCGATGCCGTAGCGGGCGGCGCGCCACTTGTTCTCCTGGACGTGCCACGGCGGCAGCGTCGGCAGCCGCTCGCCGTTGTCCAGGCGGGTGCTGAAGTCCTCCACCAGGCACTGCGTCAGCGCCGAGATGGCGCCGACCTCCTCCAGTGTCGGCAGGCCGTCGCAGACGCGCATTTCGATCGTGCCGAAGTGCGGCGCCGGGCGGATGTCCCAGCGGATCTCGGAGAAGTGGTCGATCACGCCGGTGGTGAACATGTCGGCCACGTACCGCTCCAGCTCGCTCCATTCGGCGAACTGGAACGGCAGCCCGGCCGTCGGCAGCTGCTGGAACATCAGCGCCCGGTTGGACGCGTACCCGGTGTCCTCCGCGCCCCAGTACGGCGAGGACGCCGAGAGCGCCTGCAGGTGCGGCGCGTAGTTCAGCATCGCGTCGAGCACGGGCAGCGCCTTGTCGCGGTGGTCGAGGCCGACGTGCACGTGGACGCCGTAGATCAGCATCTGCCGGCCCCACCACTGGGTGCGGTCGATCAGCTTGGCGTACCGCTCCTTGTCGGTGACTTTCTGCTGGTACCAGTTGGAGAACGGGTGCGTGCCGGCGGAGAACAGCTCCACGCCCAGCGGGTCGGTCACCTTGTGCACCACGTCGAGCGATTCGGTGAGGTCGGCCTTCAGCTCGGCGACCGTGGTGCAGACGCCGGAGATCACCTCGATGGTGTTGAGCAGCAGCTCCTGTTTGATCTTCGGGTGCTCGGCGGCGCCGTCCGGGCGCACCTGGTCGAGGATCCGCTCGGCGACCGAGGACAGCTCGCCGCTGCGCCGGTCCACCAGCGCCAGTTCCCACTCCGCGCCGATGGTCGAACGGCGTGAAGGGGTGAAGTCGATCCGCATGCCCGCCCGGTCAGACCTGGGCGCCGTTGTGCGGGTCCGCGCCGGGCGGCGGGCCCTGGCGCACGCGCAGCAGCAGGAGCGCGATCGCGGTGGCGAGCGCGAGGATGCCCAGCGGCATGGACAGCGAGGGACTGACGCCGATCAGGTTCGGCACGATCAGCAGCAGCAGCCCCACCACGAAGAACAGCAGGACCACGAACGCGCCCTTGCGCGGGCGGGGCAGGGGCGGCGGCTCCGGCGGGACGAAGTGCTCGTCGTCCTCGGCCGGGTCGTCGGAGAACATGGTGGCGTCCCACGTCGTGCCGCCGCCGCGCCAGCCTTCGCTCGGCTCGGCGGGCTTCTCCTGCTTCGCGGGCGGCGTGCTGGGCGGGCTGGTGTCCGAGGGCCGATCGGCCGCCGTGTCCTCGGCGACCTCCAGCGCGTCCTCGGCGAACACGCCCACCCCCTCCGCGCGCAGGTCCGCCACGATCTCGGCGAACGTCGCGTCGACGTCCTCAGGCCCGTCCGTGCCTTTCCCCCTGCTCATCAGGCACCTACCTGTCCCGCCCGCGTCGCCCGGGCGAAGTCGACACTGCTGCTGAAGATCAGTTCCGCGTCGTTGTCCTGGGTCGCGACGTGAAAACTGTGCTCCAGCACCACTTCGGTGACGTCCGTGCTGGAGATCCCGGCCAGCACGAGCCGTGAGTTCTCGGGCTCGACGACGTGGTCGACCCGCGAGTGCAGCAGCAGCACCGGCTGCGTGACCTTGCCGAGGTCGGCGCGCACCAAGCGCCACAGCTGCGCCAAGCTGGCGGCGGCGCGCACCGGGGTGCGCGGGTAGGCCAGCTCCGTCTCGCCGGGCTTGGCGATGTCGTTCGCGATCGCGGGCACCGAGGGGACGACGTGCGCCAGCAGCGGCAGCAGCTCCGTGTCCCACTTCAGCCGGGTCACCGACGGGTTGACCAGCACCAGGCCGGCGATCCGGTCGCCGAACTCCTCGGCCAGCCGCAGCGTGAGCGTGCCGCCCATGGACAGGCCGCCGACGTACACCGTCTCGCAGGTGGACAGCAGCGCGAGCAGCTCTTCGCGGACGGCGCCGTACCAGTCTTGCCAGGTCGTGCGGTTCAGGTCCTGCCAGCGGGTGCCGTGGCCGGGCAGCAGCGGGCAGCGGACCGCGTACCCGGCTTCGGCCAGGTGGTCGCCCCAGGCCCGCAGCCCCGCCGGCGTGCCGGTGAAGCCGTGGCAGAGCAGGAACCCGGCCCCGGACGAACCGGTGTGGGCGAACGGTTCCGCGCCGGCGAGCACGCCCATGACGAACGCCTTCCGATCGAAGCGGTGTAGGTCTTCCATGCTCTCACGCTCGCGCGGTGTTGTGGGGCCCCGGCCGGTGCCCGTGCTCACCCGCCTGCGCTGTGAGATCGGTCGCTGCCGGGCAGTAGCCCCCGGTCTCGCATTGTGCGCGGACCGCCGGGTTTCGTAGTCTTGACGACTGAGAACTCGGACGTCGGGCCACGGGAAGGACAAGAGCGCGGTGGTGTACTGGCTCATGAAGTTCGTGTTCATCGGTCCGCTGCTCAAGACGCTGTGGCCGACCAAGGTCGTCGGCGCGGAGAACATCCCCGAGACCGGCGGCGTGATCCTGGCCGGCAACCACCTCGCGGTGGCCGACTCGTTTTTCATGCCGCTGCGGGTCAAGCGCAAGGTCACCTTCCCGGCCAAGTCCGAGTACTTCACCGAGCCGGGCCTGAAGGGCCTGCTCAAGAAGTGGTTCTTCACCGGCGTCGGGCAGATCCCGATCGACCGCTCCAGCGGCAACGCGGCGCAGGCCGCCCTCGACACCGCCACCCGCCTGGTCCGCGAGGGCCACCTGCTCGGCATCTACCCCGAGGGCACGCGCTCGCCCGACGGCCGGCTGTACAAGGGCAAGACCGGCGTCGCCCGGATCGCGCTGGAGTCCCGCGGCCTGGTGGTGCCGGTGGCCATGGTCGGCACCGACAAGGTCAACCCGATCGGCTCCAAGATGTGGTGGCCGCGCCGGCTGGAGATCCGCTTCGGCACGCCGCTGGACTTCTCGCGGTACGACGGCCTCTCCGGCGACCGCTTCATCGAGCGGTCGATCACCGACGAGATCATGTACGCGCTGATGGAGCTGTCCGGCCAGGAGTACGTGGACATCTACGCGGCGAAGGCCAAGGAGCTGATCGCCGCCGAGGCCGCGGGCGTCAAGGCGAAGGTGCCGGAGCAGCCCACGGGCCGTGCCGCCGACCGGGTGCCCGAGACCAAGGCGGGCTAGCGGCGCTCCGAAGCGACGCTGATACGTTTTCGCGATGCGTTTTTTCTACGACACCGAGTTCATCGAGGACGGCGTGACGATCGACCTGGTGTCGATCGGTGTCGTTGACGAGCGCGGCCGCGAGTTCTACGCCGTGTCGACCGATTTCGACCCGGGCAAGGCCGGCCCCTGGGTGCGGGACAACGTGCTGCCGAAGCTGCCCTCGCCGGCCGACCCCGCGTGGCGCAGCCGCGAGAAGATCCGCACCGACCTGCTGGAGTTCCTCGGCAAGCCGCCGGGCGGCATCGAGCTGTGGGCCTGGTTCGCGGCCTACGACCACGTCGCGCTGGCCCAGCTGTGGGGCCCGATGCCCGCGTTGCCGCGCCAGCTGCCGCGCTTCACGCGTGACCTGCGCCAGCGCTGGGAGGACGCGGGCAAGCCCAAGCTGCCCGCCGCCCCGACCGACCAGCACGACGCGCTGGCCGACGCCCGGCACAATTACCAGCGCTGGGACGTCATCGAATCGGCCTTCCGCCGCCGCTGACACCGGGGCTTGCCGTGATGGGGGAGCGCGGTGCGTCGTCTGCTTGCTGTTTTCGTGGGGCTGGTGCTTGTCGCGGGACTGGCCGCGTCGGCACCGAGCCCGACTTCGCCGCGGGACTACCTGATCTACGCGCTCAGCCTGCTGCGGGCCCGCTCGATCGACCGGGATTCCCTCGACTGGCCTGAGGTGGAAGCCGGCGCGTTGCACCTGGCGGCGAGCGCGTCCGACCGGGCGGGCACCTACCCGGCGATCCAGAGCGTGATCCGGCAGCTGGGCAACCCGCACACCAGCCTGCTCACCCCCGCGCAGGCCGTGCCCCCGCTGCCGCAGACCATCGAGGTGCCGTCCAACTGGACCTCCGGTGACGTGGCCGTGCTGACCATCCCCGCGTTCACGTTCGACCCGGACGGCGAACGCCGTTACGTCGCCGCCGGGCAGACCGCGGTCGCGAACGCCGATTCGGGCCGTCCGTGCGGCTGGATCGTCGACCTGCGCGGCAACATCGGCGGGGCGATGGCCCCGATGCTCACGGTCCTGGCGCCGCTGCTGGACGAGGGCCTGCTGGGCTCGTTCGAGGGCCCCGACGGCACGAGCACCTGGACCCTGCACGCCGGTCAGGTCCTGCTCGACGGCCGGCCGCAGGCCGCGGAGGTCAACCCGCTGCGCCTGGCCCGCCCGCAACCGCCGGTCGCCGTGCTCACCGACGGCCAGACGGCCAGCTCGGAGAAGCGACACTCGTGGCGTTCCGCGGTCTCTCCCGCACTGCCAGCTTCGGTCAAGCCACTGCTGGTTTCGCCACCGGCAACGAGGCCTACCGGCTCAGCGACGGCGCCGTCCTGCGGGTCACGTCCTCGCGCGACGTCGACCGGGCCGGCCGCGTTTACGACAACATCCCGATCCAGCCGGACCACCCGCTGCCCGCGGCCGCGACCACCGATCAGGAGGTCGCGGCCGCGACGGCCTGGCTGCACACCCAGCCCGGGTGCGCCCGCCACTGAGTCAACGGCGCGCGCGAACGGCCGCCGCGAGCGTGTCGAGCAGGCCGGTGGTCGTGTCCCAGTCGAGGCAGGCGTCGGTGATCGACTGGCCGTAGGTGAGCTCGGAAGCCCGGCCCAGTACCAATTCCTGGCGTCCGGCGGTCAGGAAGCTCTCCATCATCAGCCCGACGATCCCGCGCTCGCCCGCGGCGATCCGCGCGGCCAGCTCGGTCACCACCTCGCCCTGGCGGACGTGGTCCTTGCGGCTGTTGCCGTGGCTGGCGTCGATGATCACGCGCTCCGGCAGGCCCGACTTCTTCAGCCGCCCCAACGTCTCCGTCACCGAGGCGGGGTCGTAGTTGGGGCCGGCCGAGCTGCCGCGCAGGATCACGTGGCAGTCGGGGTTGCCGGAGGTGGTCAGCAGCGCCGCCAGGCCGTCGACGTTGATGCCGGGGAACACGTGCGACGCCGCGGCCGCGCGGGTGGCGTCGACCGCCACCTGGATGTCGCCCTCGGTCGAGTTCTTGATCCCCACCGGCATCGACAGCGCGCTGCACAGCTGCCGGTGCACCTGGCTCGCCGCCGTGCGCGCGCCGATCGAGCCCCAGGTGACGATGTCGGCGATGAACTGCGGCGTGATCGGGTCCAGGAACTCGCACCCCACCGGCAGGCCGAGCGCCGACACGTCGAGCAGCAGCTTGCGGGCCAGCCGAAGGCCCTTGTTCACGGCGAAGGTGCCGTCGAGGTCCGGGTCGTTGATCAGGCCCTTCCAGCCCAGCGTGGTGCGCGGCTTCTCGAAGTACACGCGCATCACGATGTGCAGGTCGCCGCGCAGCTCCTCGGCCTTGGCGGCCAGCTTGCGGGCGTAGTCGAGCGCGGCTTCGGGGTCGTGCACCGAGCACGGGCCGACGACGACGGCGAGCCGGTCGTCGCGCCCGTCGAGGATGTCGACAGTCTCACTGCGGCCGGTTTGCACGACCTTGGCCACGGCGGCGTCCACGGGATGGTCCTCGCGGAGCAGGGCGGGGGAGATCAGCGGGCTGATCGCGGTGGTGCGCTGGTTGTCCAGCGAACCCGCGTCGGCGGGCCCGGCACTCAGCTGGGGGGTGATCACGGCGGGTGGTTCCTTCCTGGAGGACACCGACCCGCGGGCAACTCGCCGAGCCGGTGGAAATCCGGCTCGGGCGGTGGTGGTCAGCGCAGGTTCACGCCGCCGTGCCCACCCGGGGCCGGCTTCGTAAACCAGAAATAGCGCTGCACGAGGCCAAGGTAGCACAAGCGTGACGGTGTACCGATTCGCCAGGTGGTACGGGCTGCACCGATCCAGAGG includes the following:
- a CDS encoding NUDIX domain-containing protein, with product MTPRTANRFVRCTTCGRLHWGAFGAAGLLLSDPARGVLLQRRAWWVHNGGTWALPGGALEVGETVRDAAAREAWEEADVAKSDFRALSASVLDHEVWRYTTVLGVAHSSLDARVANQESAEVRWVEPDAVADLPLHRDFAGSWPLLRAQIGRELVLVVDGANVVGSRPDGWWRDRRGAAERLRDRLVKPAESGIPDAVAGIGAGPEWTWWPRVVLVVEGQARGVEPVPGVQVVSAETDGDSKIVEVTASARTRPDDHVVVVTADRELRGRVTDLGASVMGPGTLLRHLDG
- a CDS encoding ROK family protein, which produces MDVGGTSVRAGVVDERGSLLDTARVGTPSEENALEDAIAGVVEDLRNRHDVAAVGLAVAGFVTRDRRSVMFAPHLAWRDAPVADRISKRVGLPVTLEHDVNSAVVGEHRFGAARGAQVAALVALGTGIGAGLLLNGEIYRGAYGVAPELGHLTMVPGGRACPCGKYGCWERYCSGTALAATAVELLARYPGRSTVLSREIAGDPGSVTGRRVAGAARDGDPIALRAMAELAKWLGEGLALVADVFDPEIIVIGGGVSESAPLFLDEAREHYAGAITGARYRPLARIRTAHLGDDTAIVGAAALAVDAAKAPGAEVGVTG
- a CDS encoding S41 family peptidase, with translation MAFRGLSRTASFGQATAGFATGNEAYRLSDGAVLRVTSSRDVDRAGRVYDNIPIQPDHPLPAAATTDQEVAAATAWLHTQPGCARH
- a CDS encoding glutamate--cysteine ligase, whose amino-acid sequence is MRIDFTPSRRSTIGAEWELALVDRRSGELSSVAERILDQVRPDGAAEHPKIKQELLLNTIEVISGVCTTVAELKADLTESLDVVHKVTDPLGVELFSAGTHPFSNWYQQKVTDKERYAKLIDRTQWWGRQMLIYGVHVHVGLDHRDKALPVLDAMLNYAPHLQALSASSPYWGAEDTGYASNRALMFQQLPTAGLPFQFAEWSELERYVADMFTTGVIDHFSEIRWDIRPAPHFGTIEMRVCDGLPTLEEVGAISALTQCLVEDFSTRLDNGERLPTLPPWHVQENKWRAARYGIDAIVILDAAGRERLVTDDIADLLDRLEPVARRLDCAAELRDVETILACGPSYLRQRAVAKQYNGSLKAVVASLVAEMRDGIAR
- a CDS encoding alpha/beta hydrolase is translated as MGVLAGAEPFAHTGSSGAGFLLCHGFTGTPAGLRAWGDHLAEAGYAVRCPLLPGHGTRWQDLNRTTWQDWYGAVREELLALLSTCETVYVGGLSMGGTLTLRLAEEFGDRIAGLVLVNPSVTRLKWDTELLPLLAHVVPSVPAIANDIAKPGETELAYPRTPVRAAASLAQLWRLVRADLGKVTQPVLLLHSRVDHVVEPENSRLVLAGISSTDVTEVVLEHSFHVATQDNDAELIFSSSVDFARATRAGQVGA
- a CDS encoding ArsA family ATPase; the encoded protein is MRILLFTGKGGVGKTTLAAATATALAGRGRKTLVVSTDPAHSLGDAFGRPLGAEPSEVDVAPGTAAVANRLSAVQVDSRSLADRTWDDLRGQLRSTLAGVGLDALDAEELTVLPGVDELLALTEVQRLAEHGPWDTVVVDCGPTAETLRLLALPEAVSGYLKRMYGWKAGRRGRVVDSVGRLGAHLESLRALLTDPAVTTVRLVLTPERVVVAEARRTLSALALRGIAVDGLIANRLMPAPGFWRGSAAAWLRTRRTQQDAVLAELAAAGFGPRELARVEHRASEPVGARALAELAEELYHGQDPLAGNGKPVTPLLQVSPSEDGFRLRVAIPLERDADVDLARVDDDLAITVDGFRRLIALPGPLRPCRITGAESDADGLVVSLAGNRGPG
- a CDS encoding 3-deoxy-7-phosphoheptulonate synthase codes for the protein MTPQLSAGPADAGSLDNQRTTAISPLISPALLREDHPVDAAVAKVVQTGRSETVDILDGRDDRLAVVVGPCSVHDPEAALDYARKLAAKAEELRGDLHIVMRVYFEKPRTTLGWKGLINDPDLDGTFAVNKGLRLARKLLLDVSALGLPVGCEFLDPITPQFIADIVTWGSIGARTAASQVHRQLCSALSMPVGIKNSTEGDIQVAVDATRAAAASHVFPGINVDGLAALLTTSGNPDCHVILRGSSAGPNYDPASVTETLGRLKKSGLPERVIIDASHGNSRKDHVRQGEVVTELAARIAAGERGIVGLMMESFLTAGRQELVLGRASELTYGQSITDACLDWDTTTGLLDTLAAAVRARR
- a CDS encoding lysophospholipid acyltransferase family protein, with translation MVYWLMKFVFIGPLLKTLWPTKVVGAENIPETGGVILAGNHLAVADSFFMPLRVKRKVTFPAKSEYFTEPGLKGLLKKWFFTGVGQIPIDRSSGNAAQAALDTATRLVREGHLLGIYPEGTRSPDGRLYKGKTGVARIALESRGLVVPVAMVGTDKVNPIGSKMWWPRRLEIRFGTPLDFSRYDGLSGDRFIERSITDEIMYALMELSGQEYVDIYAAKAKELIAAEAAGVKAKVPEQPTGRAADRVPETKAG
- a CDS encoding polyadenylate-specific 3'-exoribonuclease AS, whose product is MRFFYDTEFIEDGVTIDLVSIGVVDERGREFYAVSTDFDPGKAGPWVRDNVLPKLPSPADPAWRSREKIRTDLLEFLGKPPGGIELWAWFAAYDHVALAQLWGPMPALPRQLPRFTRDLRQRWEDAGKPKLPAAPTDQHDALADARHNYQRWDVIESAFRRR